The nucleotide window GGGTCTCACAAAGCCCGCAGCAGCACTTCTGGCTGCTGGAGCTGATCCACTACTGCCTGCTGCTGGGCTATGAAGGTCGCTATCGCGGCAGCGAAAGCGGCCGTGCACAGTGTGAAGGCATCCGCAAACGTCTGGCGCAGCTGATTGCCGAGCACCGTCCGGCGGAGCGCGACAGCACACCGCTGGTGGAAGTGCATCCGCTGGTCAGCAGCCTGACGCGTCCGATGGTGCCGCTGTGGGCCTGCGCCACGCTGGCGACGCTGATTGCCTGCCTGATTTACAGCGGCCTGAACTGGCGGCTGGGTAACGCAGCGGAACCGCTGCTGCGCGCTATTTACCAGACGCCGCTGCCGCAGATTATGCCAGGCCGCCGCCCCGCCTCACCGCAGGCGCTGCTGGATCTGCACCAGCGGCTGAATGATGTCATCGCCGCCGGTCAGCTTGAAGTCAGCGACGGCGCATTCGGCAGCAAAGTGATCATTCCTGCCGATAAACTGTTTTCCAGCGACGGCACGGTGGTGAATCAGGTCGGCCGCGCGCTGCTGGCACACGTTGCCAGCGCCATGAAAAGCGTAAAAGGCACCGTGCTGGTGTCAGTCTATACCGATAACAGCCCGGTCGATGGCCGCTTCGCCTCCAGCTATGAGTTTTCGCTGGCGCGCGCCCGTGCGGTCACGCAGCTGCTGAATCCGCAGCTGGCGGGCAGCCAGAGTATTAAAGCCGAGGGCCGTGGCGACAGTAACCCGCTGCTGCCCAACGACAGCAATGAAAACCGCGCCCGCAATCGCCGGGTGGAGATCACCCTGTTTGCGGCACCGGAAACCCTCGGCACTCATCAGGGAGGCCAGTGATGCGCGCATCGCTACAACATTTACTCACCCATCGTTTGTTGTGGAGCCTGATTGGCGTCACCGCCCTGAACTGCGTGCTGTGGATGCTGGGTCCGCTGTGGAGCTGGGGCGATACCCGGCCGCTGGAGCCGGTGCTGCCGCGCCAGATCGTCGTCGGCCTGCTCTACTTTGCCTGGGTGCTGTTCCAGTTCATTCCGGCTATCTGGCGCGGCTGGTTCAACAGTAAGCTGCTGAACCGGCTGCAGGCGATGAGCAATGAAGAGGTCTCCGACCGGCAGGCCACCGAGACCCTGCTGGCGCAGCGTTTCAGTGAAGCGGCGCTGCGCCTGAAGCGCACGCAGTTTGGCCGCCGCCATCAGAAAAGCTGGCTGGCCCGCTTTCAGAGCCATTATCTCTATCAGCTGCCGTGGTATGTGATCATCGGCGCGCCTGGCGCGGGCAAAACCACCGCGCTGCTGAACGCCGGTCTGGAATTTCCGCTCACCGACAGCCTGGGAAAAACGGCGATTCGCGGCGTTGGCGGCACGCGCCACTGCGACTGGTGGTTCACCGATAGCGCGGTGCTGATTGACACCGCCGGGCGCTATGCGCTGCAGGAGAGCCAGCGCGCGCGTGACGGGGCTGAATGGCAGAATTTTATTCACCTGCTTAAACGCTACCGCACCCGTCAGCCGATTAACGGCGTGATCATGACCATCAGCGTGGCCGATCTGCTCACTGACTCCGCCGAAGCGCGGCATGCACAGGCCAGCGCCCTGCGACAGCGTATGGTGGAGCTGCACCAGCAAACCGGTATTCATTTTCCGGTTTATGTCATGGTGACCAAAACCGATTTGCTGAAAGGCTTTATGAGCTTTTATGGTCAGCTAAGCAAACCGCAGCGCGACGCCATCTGGGGGTTCACCTTCCCGTGGGAACCGGGCAAGCCGCATAAAGATGACTGGCACCAGAGCTTTGGCCACAAGTATCAGCGGCTGGAGCAGCGTCTGCAGCAGCAGCTGGCCGACGTCATGGCCAGCGAGCGCGATCTCACCCAGCGCGCCGACAGCTTTCTGTTTCCGCAGGAGTTCAGTTCGCTGCGCCCGCTGCTGCACGAATATCTGGATGTGGTGTTTTCCCGCCATCAGGATGAGGTGGCCTGGTCAGCGCGCGGCCTGTTTTTCACCAGCGGCACGCAGGAAGGCCTGCCGTTTGACCGAATCATGGGTGAACTGAACCGTAAACTGCAGCTGCCGCACAGCGGCGCAGGCAGCCTGGCGGCATGGGACAGCGTTAACCGCAGTAATCCCATCCCTGGCAGCAAAGGCCAGAGCTTCTTTATCCGCGATTTGCTCAGCGAGCTGGTGTTCCGCGAAAGCGGCCTGGCGGGCAGCAACCGCCACTGGGAGTACCGCAACCGGCTGTTCCACTGGATTGGCTATGGGGTGCTGACCGGCGCGCTGGTGCTGCTGACCGGCCTGTGGCTGACCAGCTACGTGCAGAATGAGCGTTATCTGGACCAGGTACGCGCGCGAATCGGACCGATTACGGCACAGAGTCAGCAGGTTATTCATCAGCCAGCCGATAATATTTTCGATCTGCTACCCTTCTTAAACAGCCTGGTGAAACTGCCGATGTCGGACCGCTTTTCGCTCGACAATCCGCCGCTTACCATGCGGGTGGGGCTGTATCGCGGTAATCAGGTGAGCGATGCCGCCTGGGTGCTTTATCAAAATGCGCTTAAGTCTTTGCTGTTGCCGCGCGTGGCCCAGCAGATCACCAATCTGCTGCGCAATGACCCGGGTAACGATAACGAATACAGTCGCAACGCGCTGCGCGCTTACCAGATGCTGTATCAGCCGCGCAATTACGACGGCGAGTTTCTGCGCAGCTGGCTGATGCAGAATCTGCAGCGCACGCTTTCGGATGATGTCAGCGCGCGCGATTTACAGCAGCTTGACTGGCATCTCAGCCAGCTGCTGGATCAGCAAATTCAGTCGTCACCTTATGCGCGTGATAACGCCCTGATGATGCGTAAGCTTGCGGAAAATCTGAAAAATGCCGGTCAGGATGGCCCTGTGCTGGCGGTTGCGCCGGCAACGGCCACGCCGCGATTGACCGAAGACAGTGAGTAATGGTGAGGTAACGATGGCGAAGATTATCGCGCCAGGCTGGTACGGCAAGTTACCGGCCACGGGCGACTTTTTACGCCAGCGTCTGAGCGAGAGCACGGTTACGCCCTGGAGCCACTGGTTTCAGCAGGGGCTGATCCACTGGCATCAGCAGGAAGCCGCCAGCACGCCGCTGTTTCTGCGCGCGCCGGTGTGGAACTTCGTGCTGCCGCTGTCGCCGCTGCGCCAGCAGGTGCAGATGGGCTGCCTGCTGCCCTCCTGCGACCGCGTTGGCCGGGCGTGGCCGCTGCTGGCACTGCGCAGCTTTCCGCTGAGCAGCTGGCACCCGGCGCAGCTGGCGATCTCCGGCGACTGGTTTCAGGAGCTGGGCACGCTGCTGCTGCGTGCGGTGCGCGAGCGTCTCAGTCCGGACGCGCTGGAAGCGGCGATGCAACAGCTCTCGCCGCTGCTGGTGCCGGACACGCAGCGCAGCGACATTATGGATGTCATTGGTTTTGACGATCTGCCCTGCACGCTGAGCTGGCGTGAAGTGGCGGATCGCTTTGATCCCCAACAGCATATCAGCTACTGGTGGAGTAACCGCAGTGATGGCTTTGTTCACGCCACGCATAAACACAGTGGCCCCCTCACCGCGCAACTTTTTTCGTTATTGTTTAACCCGGCATCTGGTGCACAGCCGGGACGTAATGGCCTCTATCCACCGATGTTTGAATAGGCCAGCGCGATTGCCTTGTTAACGGGATGACTCATGCAATTTACCATTGTGCAGTGCAATACGGACGTGCCCGCCAAAACCGTTGCGTTTCAGCCGCCTGGCGGCACCATTGGTCGCAGTCAGGATAACGATTTAGTGCTGCCTGACGAGTCGCGGGCTATCTCGCGTCTGCAGGCGCTGGTGCACCTGTCGCCCGACGGCGAGTGCCGCCTGACCAATCAGGGCAGCGTGACCTCGGTGGTGCATAACGGCGTGGCGCTGCAGCGGGGTTCGCAGGTGCTGCTGCACCACGGTGATACGCTGCACATCGGCGAGTATGGCCTGGAAGTGCGCGATCCTCAGCGTCAGGATCCGCTGGCGTTTTTCAGCGACAGCGCCAGCGATCCGCTCGGCATGCAGCAGACGATTGTGCCAGAACCGGAGATCCTGCCGGAGATGCCGACGCCGCGTCAGGAGCGCCGCCCGGATGCGCGGCTGGCTATCGACCCGCAGGGCGACAGCGCCAGCGTGCCGGGGTTACTGCCGGGGGCCGATCAGGACAAACTGGTTGCTGCCCTGCTGGAGGGCATGGGGCTGAATAACGGTCATCAGACACCGATGACCGAAGAACAGATGCGCGTCACCGGACGGATGCTGAGCCTGTTTTCCCAGGGCACGGTGGCGCTGCTCTCTTCACGCTCCATCCTCAAGCGCGGCGTCAAGGCCGACATGACAATGATCCTGAACGAAGCCAACAATCCCTTCAAAATCCTGCCCTCCGGGAAAACCGTGCTGATGCAGATGTATCAGAGCCAGATGCCGGGTTTTATGCCACCGGAAGCTGCGGTACGCGATGCGCTGGTGGATTTGCAGGCGCACCAGCTGGGCATGATTGCCGGCATCCGCGCCATCATCGCCGCGATGCTGCAGTCGTTTAATCCGCAGCGGCTGGAAGAGGAAGCGCGTAAAGACGGCGTGCTGCCGAAAATGCCGTTCAGCGGCGGGCGTAAAGCCGCCCTGTGGGACTATTTTTCACGCCACTATCAGCGTACGGCGGGCGAAATCGAAGACGATTTTCATACGCTGTTTGGCGAAGCCTTTTTGCACGCCTATGACATGGAAGTGAACCAGTACAAAGATTCTCAGACGCGGACCGAAGACGCATGAAGATGATGTTTGCCAGCCGCTGCCAGCAGGGTATGCGCGATGAAAACCAGGATCGCACCGGGGCCGAGCTGGATGAACATAAAGCCTGTTTTCTGGTGTGCGACGGCGTGGCCGGACTGCCCGGCGGTGACTACGCGGCTCAGCTGGTTCGTGACACGCTGCTGACGCAGCTGCATCGCAGCGCGCGTTTCACGCCGGAATCCACCCGCGAGGCCATTGAACATTGCCAGCAAACGCTGCAGATCGCCCAGGGAAACAATCCGAATTTTTCCCGCATGAGCACCACGCTGGCGGCCCTGTTTATTGACCGCGAACAGCAACGCGCCTGGTGGGCGCACGCCGGTGACAGCCGGGTTTACCACTTCCGGCACGGGGTGCTGCATCAGGTCACGCGCGACCACAGTCTGGCGCAGCAGCTGCAGGAGGCCGGCTATGAAAATACCGGCATTAACAGTAATTTACTTTATAATGCGCTCGGCGTGGAACCGGCGCGCCCGGCCACCTTTAGTGAGGTGATCAACCTGACCGACGGCGACGCCTTTCTGGTGTGTACCGACGGTTTCTGGCTGAATCTCACCACGCACGAAATGGAGCAGGCGCTGCGCATGGTCAACGCCTGCGAAGAGTGGCTGGCGTTGATGGAACAGGCGGTCAACCGCAGCGTTAAAAGCGACAATCTCAGCGCGCTGGCAATCTGGATTGGCGAACCGCAGGATGCGACGCTGCTTTATTCCCAGGCTGATGCGGCACGTTTTCTGCCGTCACGTTATTGATTGCAAGGATCATTATGAAAGTGTGGTTGCCGGGCGCTGCTGCCCTGTTGCTGGCGCTGAATGCGCAGGCGGAAGATTATCGCGTGGTGTACTCGCCGAGCCTGTCGCTGGAAGTGTATATCGATAACGTGGCGAGCAACGCCCCTGCCGACTGGTGTAAAGAGACGCTGCCGCTGCGCATTGTCTCCGGCAAAAACAGCGACACCACCATCCTGACCAGCTTCCTGCCGCGCGTCGGCACGCTACTGGCGAACCAGTGTGGCCTGCTGGATGTGATCCCGTGGCAGATGACCAATAAAGACGGCAGCGTGCTGGCGACCGGCAGCGCGGCGAAGCTGCAAAACTGGCGCCCTATCATTCAGAACGATGTGGCGGCCACGGATAAAACCGCCGCGCCGCTGGATCTCTCGCGTCCGGCTGACAGCACGCCGCTGCAGCACTTTGCCCTGCCCGGAGGCTGCCATTTCCGCACCTGGTGGGATGAACAGGGACAGTCGCTGTTTGTTCCCGACAGCGCGCAGCAGCACTGCTCAACCGAAGGCTGGCTGGAAGGCCCGGCCAGCATGACGCTGATGAGCGAAGGCAAAACGCGCCAGCTGGCCGTCAGCTTTGTCGAAGGCTACCCGGTGGCGGATTTGCGCCTGAGCGGCCCGAAACTGGAAGTAGTCGCGGTTAATAAGCAGCGCATGATCGTAACGCGTCCGGATACCGACGGCAGCTGGCTGGTGCTGCCGTTTGATGCGCAGCAGCACGTGTGGCGCTTCAGCGGCACCATGCTGGTCAAAATGGATAAGAATCAAGGCAAGGATAGCGAGGCAGTAAAAGCGCGGGTTGATAGCTTACGCGGCATCTGGTCGCCGCAGTTTGTGCCACAGCAAAAAGTGACTGTGTTACTGATTGACACCCTGCATGCGGATCTGGCCGATCCGGCGATCGGTGCCTGGCGTAACATTAATTAATTAGCGGTCGTTGCCCGCCGTCACATGAGGTGACGGGGCGCTACAGGACGTGTTCAGAGAGCTCACTATGTCGGCAAACGAAAACCATACACCCAATGCCCTGCCTGCGGGCTACCGGTTTAACGAGTTTGAAATCAAGGAAGTCATTGGCGGCGGCGGCTTTGGCATTGTTTACCGTGCCTGGGATCAC belongs to Candidatus Pantoea soli and includes:
- the tagF gene encoding type VI secretion system-associated protein TagF gives rise to the protein MAKIIAPGWYGKLPATGDFLRQRLSESTVTPWSHWFQQGLIHWHQQEAASTPLFLRAPVWNFVLPLSPLRQQVQMGCLLPSCDRVGRAWPLLALRSFPLSSWHPAQLAISGDWFQELGTLLLRAVRERLSPDALEAAMQQLSPLLVPDTQRSDIMDVIGFDDLPCTLSWREVADRFDPQQHISYWWSNRSDGFVHATHKHSGPLTAQLFSLLFNPASGAQPGRNGLYPPMFE
- the tagH gene encoding type VI secretion system-associated FHA domain protein TagH: MQFTIVQCNTDVPAKTVAFQPPGGTIGRSQDNDLVLPDESRAISRLQALVHLSPDGECRLTNQGSVTSVVHNGVALQRGSQVLLHHGDTLHIGEYGLEVRDPQRQDPLAFFSDSASDPLGMQQTIVPEPEILPEMPTPRQERRPDARLAIDPQGDSASVPGLLPGADQDKLVAALLEGMGLNNGHQTPMTEEQMRVTGRMLSLFSQGTVALLSSRSILKRGVKADMTMILNEANNPFKILPSGKTVLMQMYQSQMPGFMPPEAAVRDALVDLQAHQLGMIAGIRAIIAAMLQSFNPQRLEEEARKDGVLPKMPFSGGRKAALWDYFSRHYQRTAGEIEDDFHTLFGEAFLHAYDMEVNQYKDSQTRTEDA
- the icmH gene encoding type IVB secretion system protein IcmH/DotU, giving the protein MTQESLARDGIVAGNDNPLLNAAAPILNAVVRIRQAATHDDPAGLRQLLIEEIRQFEHRCKQAGLPFEMIIGARYCLCSLLDEAAAQTPWGTRGVWSGNGMLVTFHNESWGGEKVFQLLSRVSQSPQQHFWLLELIHYCLLLGYEGRYRGSESGRAQCEGIRKRLAQLIAEHRPAERDSTPLVEVHPLVSSLTRPMVPLWACATLATLIACLIYSGLNWRLGNAAEPLLRAIYQTPLPQIMPGRRPASPQALLDLHQRLNDVIAAGQLEVSDGAFGSKVIIPADKLFSSDGTVVNQVGRALLAHVASAMKSVKGTVLVSVYTDNSPVDGRFASSYEFSLARARAVTQLLNPQLAGSQSIKAEGRGDSNPLLPNDSNENRARNRRVEITLFAAPETLGTHQGGQ
- the tssM gene encoding type VI secretion system membrane subunit TssM, whose amino-acid sequence is MRASLQHLLTHRLLWSLIGVTALNCVLWMLGPLWSWGDTRPLEPVLPRQIVVGLLYFAWVLFQFIPAIWRGWFNSKLLNRLQAMSNEEVSDRQATETLLAQRFSEAALRLKRTQFGRRHQKSWLARFQSHYLYQLPWYVIIGAPGAGKTTALLNAGLEFPLTDSLGKTAIRGVGGTRHCDWWFTDSAVLIDTAGRYALQESQRARDGAEWQNFIHLLKRYRTRQPINGVIMTISVADLLTDSAEARHAQASALRQRMVELHQQTGIHFPVYVMVTKTDLLKGFMSFYGQLSKPQRDAIWGFTFPWEPGKPHKDDWHQSFGHKYQRLEQRLQQQLADVMASERDLTQRADSFLFPQEFSSLRPLLHEYLDVVFSRHQDEVAWSARGLFFTSGTQEGLPFDRIMGELNRKLQLPHSGAGSLAAWDSVNRSNPIPGSKGQSFFIRDLLSELVFRESGLAGSNRHWEYRNRLFHWIGYGVLTGALVLLTGLWLTSYVQNERYLDQVRARIGPITAQSQQVIHQPADNIFDLLPFLNSLVKLPMSDRFSLDNPPLTMRVGLYRGNQVSDAAWVLYQNALKSLLLPRVAQQITNLLRNDPGNDNEYSRNALRAYQMLYQPRNYDGEFLRSWLMQNLQRTLSDDVSARDLQQLDWHLSQLLDQQIQSSPYARDNALMMRKLAENLKNAGQDGPVLAVAPATATPRLTEDSE
- a CDS encoding PP2C family protein-serine/threonine phosphatase, with the translated sequence MKMMFASRCQQGMRDENQDRTGAELDEHKACFLVCDGVAGLPGGDYAAQLVRDTLLTQLHRSARFTPESTREAIEHCQQTLQIAQGNNPNFSRMSTTLAALFIDREQQRAWWAHAGDSRVYHFRHGVLHQVTRDHSLAQQLQEAGYENTGINSNLLYNALGVEPARPATFSEVINLTDGDAFLVCTDGFWLNLTTHEMEQALRMVNACEEWLALMEQAVNRSVKSDNLSALAIWIGEPQDATLLYSQADAARFLPSRY